DNA from Ancylothrix sp. D3o:
AAAATAATCGCCGATAAACCCAGAAACCTGCTGTGCATTTATCTGCATTTATCTGCGTTTATCTGCTATAGGATGCGGTTAATTTCTTCTTAAATTTTGACTCTCCCGAATTTGCTGTAACAGTTTCTCAATTGTTGTAGCCGGTTCCAAACACCGTAAACCTTGACAAACCAATCCAACACTACCCGCCGGCAAACCTGTTTCTACTTTATAAACTCCTGCCGGCCCGTATTCCTTAATAAGTTGAGCAATCTGTTCCGAACCTGTGCGAATTAAAGTTTGATTTTGATACCAGTCAAGGGCGCTAAATAAACTCGGACAACCTTGGGAAGCTTGCAACATAGCACTGCTAAAAGCTTCTAACGTTTTTTCTGCTTTTGCCAGATATTCTAGGTTCTCGCTGAGTTCTGTAAGACGCACTAAATTTGCAATAGCTATACCATTTGCCGAAGGAGTCGCATTGTCTATATAACTGCGTTCTCGGACTAATAAATCTTGACTGGCATCACTGGCTGTATTGTAATAACCGCCACTTTCAGAACTCCACAAAAATTCGTCAAATTCGGCTTGTAATTTGAGGGCGTTTTCTAACCATTGGTTAGGCTCCAATGAGGGATAAATTAAACAAGCTTGATGAATATCAAGTAAAGCTTTGATGAAAAAAGCGTAGTCTTCTGATTGAGCTAAAATTGAAGTTTCGCCGTCATAGTTGAGCCGGTGAAAGCGATTTTCTATGAATTGATTTTTGAGGATAAATTCTGCGGCTTTGATGGCAAGTTGGAGATATTCGAGTTTGCCAAAAACAGCAGAAGCCCTGGCTAAACCGGATATCATTAAACTATTCCAGGCGACGATCATTTTTGTGTCAGTCACAGGGGGGATGCGTCCTGGCCAGTTAGCGGTTTTGGCTTCTTGGTTGTTTCGGGCACTGGGAAAGGTTGGTGTGTCTACCGGCCGGCTTCCGTAGCGCAGTTCAAATAATTTTTCGAGGGTGGTTTCTATGCTGTCGCTTAGTTTACCGCTTTGCTGTCTTTGTAAAACATTTTTTCCTTCAAAATTGCCTTGTTGGCTAATGCTAAAAACTGCTTCGAGTTCGGCAAGTTCATCGCGGCTGAGGTTTTGTTGGAGTTCGCTATAACTCCATACATAAAAATGTCCTTCTTCGGGTTCTTTGGAGTCACTGTTGGGGAAACTGTCGGCATCTTGGGCGGCGTAAAAGTAGCCGGTGGTGGACGTCATTTCTCGTTTTAACCATTCTACGGTGCCGGCTATGGCGCGTTCGATGGCCGGTTCTTTGATTCCGCTTGCCCATAATTCTGATAGATATTCTACGATTTGTCCGTTGTCGTAGAGCATTTTTTCAAAGTGGGGGACTGTCCAGTTGGGGTCAACGGTGTAGCGATGAAATCCGCCGCTAATATGATCGTAAATTCCTCCTAATACGAGGTCTAAACCGCGTTGTAAGGCTGCCTTTTTGGGGTCATGTTTAAATTCTTCATTTTCAAACCGGCTCGCTCTGAGCGTCAGGTCTGCGTAGGGTATCATCGGGAAAGCTGGGCCGTAGACGGGGGTGGCGATGATGGTTGAGGCTGTATCGAGTCCTTTGTGTAGTAGGTTTTGGGTGAGTGAGGAGGCTGGGAGGTTGGCGGAGTTTTTGAGGTTTTCTAAGATTTCTGATTTGATGGAGTTGAGTTTGGCTTTGTCTGTGTCATAAAACCGGCGTAGTGCTTGCAATATTTGTAAAAAGCCGGCGCGTCCATAACGAGGTTCAATGGGGAAATAAGTTCCGCCATAAAAGGGAACGAGATCGTCGGGGGTGAGGAAAATATTTAAGGGCCAACCGCCTTGACCGGCTATCATTTGTAATGCCTGCATATAAATGCTGTCAATATCTGGCCTTTCTTCGCGGTCAACTTTGATTGGCAGAAAATTTGCATTCATATAGTCGGCTATTTCTTGGTTAGAAAATGCTTCGCCTTCCATGACAGTACACCAATGGCAGCTTGAGTAACCAATTGATAGAAATATCGGTTTATTTTCTGATGCGGCTGTTTGCAAGGCTTCTTCACACCAAGGCCACCAATTGATCGGGTTGTCGGCGTGTTTTCGGAGGTAAAGGCTTTTTGAGTCGGCTAAATGATTTGACATGGGTAATGATATTTTTTGGTGAAGGTTTTATAATTTTAACTAAATTGTAGCTGTTGGTTTCAACCGGCAGAATGAGAATCTGAGATTATGGCGACGTATGATATCGGTTTTTTGGTAGGTAGTCCAAGTTTTGGTGAATTTGTGGGGGTGGCTGCTCCGCAGGATATTTATCGTTTTGCTTTGGATAGTGTGGGACAATTGACGGTGGGGTTAAGTAATTTAACTGATAATGCGGATATTTATTTATATTTAGACCGAAATAATAATGGTTTAGCTGAGTTAAATGAATTGATTACCGGTTCGGCAAATTTGGGGGTGGCGAATGAGCGTATTAGTGGGTTGTTAGGGGCTGGGATTTATTTGGCGCAGGTGACGAATGTTTTTACGTCAAACACTAATTATTCGTTAAATTTATCTTATCAAACAACCGGCCTGCAAGATTCGGTGGGTAATACTGCTAATACGGCGTTAAATATTGGTTTTTTGGGAATTCCGCCATTACTTTTTAATGAGTTTGTAGGACAAGCAGACACCAGAGATTTTTATCGTTTTAGTTTGGGGGCGGCGGCTGATTTTAGTGGGTTGCTTTATCAGTTAAGTCAAAATGCAAATTTACGTTTGTTTCGAGATGATGATAATAATGGAATTTTGGATGAGGATGAGTTAGTTGTTGCTTCGACAAATTTGGGTGTAGCAGAGGATAGTATTAATATTCCTTTGCCGGGGGGAAATTATTATGTTTTGGTGGATAATGGCTCTGATTTATTTAATGCCGGTGCTGATACACAATATCTGTTATCTTTAGCAGCTACACAGCCGGCATCTTTGATTGTTAATGATTTTAATTTGCTGAATTTGTTTAAAACAATGTCAGCTAGGGCTGCTGTTGGGGGCGCAAGACGGCAACATTTTGATTTAACATTTGGGGATGATTTGATTCAACAATTGTCGCCTAATTCTTTGGCTGAAGATGTGGGGGGAGTGAGGGCTTTTGATGGGAATGATACGGTGGGTGGAAGTGTAAATGATGATGTAATTTATGGAAATGTGGGGATGGATTTGTTGGTGGGTAATGGCGGAAATGATATGTTGCTTGCCGGCAGAGATAATGATCAACTTTTTGGGGGAGATGGAAATGATTTTTTGAATGGAAATTTAGGGAATGATGCTTTGGATGGGGGAAGTGGGGATGATTTGTTACGGGGAAATCGAGATAATGATCTTTTGGCGGGAGGCGATGGTAATGATATTTTAATAGGGGATTTTGGCAATGATACTTTGATTGGTGGAGGTGGGAGAGATACGTTTGTTTTTCGGACGGAAACAGAGGCGGGTAAAAAGGAGATTGCCATAGCAGATCAGGTGAGTGATTTTGTGGTAGGGCAAGATAGAATTGGGGTAGTTGGGAGTTTGCAGTTGTCGGATTTGGTGTTTGGCGCGGCGGGGCCCAATACGGTGATTCAATTGAGGCCAACTGGGGATATTTTAGCGGTGGTTTTTAATGCTTCTCCTGCGGATGTTACCAATAGTACGTTTATTGCGCCGGTGACGGATTCAATTTTGAGTTTGTAGGGTTTTGATGGGTTGAATAACCGACCCTAAAAACTACCCAACTATTGATAAACTCCAAACAATAACCACTTACCCTAAAATCTTTTCAACTCCCGTCGCGGCTAAAAAACCTAGACCTACAAGAAGACTCCAGGCTGGAAATAAACTTTTTTGTCCTCACCGGCAGCGCTTGTATAATTGCCAGAATTTGTTTAGTTGAGGAGTTTCTGAAACGGGAAATCAATCAATCTTTTAAATTAGTTTTTCAAGTTTCACAAGTGCGAGGAAACGACACCCAACCCCAGCAAGATAGCGGCAAAAAATCTCCCAATCCTGTAAACCGCCAAAACCAAAAAAAATTGAAGGATTGAGAGCAGTTTTTAGTTGGATGTAGTAGAGTTTGGCAGTTATCAAAAGCAGGTTTATAAAAAAACTGGCTTTTGCCGATGCCCTTATTATCTGAAAAAGCTTAGATTTTGCGTTTCTGCAATGAGGGAGATGTTGCAAGGGTAAATTCTTTGTGATTCACCCTTGCCAAGACTCCGAACACTTGCTAGGGGCAAACTTCCAGAGGTTGCCTGCTGTCAACAGCCGGATCACCGGCCCGCTTGGAGAATTTTTTTGTACACGAAAGTGCATACTTTTGTTAAGGTTAAATTTGTCGAGCAACCAAGAATATGACCGCAACTCAAGTTCAGTTACAATACGAAGTCAAAGACCTATCCCTTGCGCCCCTCGGACGTCAGCGCATTGAATGGGCATCGCGCGAAATGCCGGTGCT
Protein-coding regions in this window:
- a CDS encoding thioredoxin domain-containing protein, with translation MSNHLADSKSLYLRKHADNPINWWPWCEEALQTAASENKPIFLSIGYSSCHWCTVMEGEAFSNQEIADYMNANFLPIKVDREERPDIDSIYMQALQMIAGQGGWPLNIFLTPDDLVPFYGGTYFPIEPRYGRAGFLQILQALRRFYDTDKAKLNSIKSEILENLKNSANLPASSLTQNLLHKGLDTASTIIATPVYGPAFPMIPYADLTLRASRFENEEFKHDPKKAALQRGLDLVLGGIYDHISGGFHRYTVDPNWTVPHFEKMLYDNGQIVEYLSELWASGIKEPAIERAIAGTVEWLKREMTSTTGYFYAAQDADSFPNSDSKEPEEGHFYVWSYSELQQNLSRDELAELEAVFSISQQGNFEGKNVLQRQQSGKLSDSIETTLEKLFELRYGSRPVDTPTFPSARNNQEAKTANWPGRIPPVTDTKMIVAWNSLMISGLARASAVFGKLEYLQLAIKAAEFILKNQFIENRFHRLNYDGETSILAQSEDYAFFIKALLDIHQACLIYPSLEPNQWLENALKLQAEFDEFLWSSESGGYYNTASDASQDLLVRERSYIDNATPSANGIAIANLVRLTELSENLEYLAKAEKTLEAFSSAMLQASQGCPSLFSALDWYQNQTLIRTGSEQIAQLIKEYGPAGVYKVETGLPAGSVGLVCQGLRCLEPATTIEKLLQQIRESQNLRRN
- a CDS encoding calcium-binding protein, yielding MATYDIGFLVGSPSFGEFVGVAAPQDIYRFALDSVGQLTVGLSNLTDNADIYLYLDRNNNGLAELNELITGSANLGVANERISGLLGAGIYLAQVTNVFTSNTNYSLNLSYQTTGLQDSVGNTANTALNIGFLGIPPLLFNEFVGQADTRDFYRFSLGAAADFSGLLYQLSQNANLRLFRDDDNNGILDEDELVVASTNLGVAEDSINIPLPGGNYYVLVDNGSDLFNAGADTQYLLSLAATQPASLIVNDFNLLNLFKTMSARAAVGGARRQHFDLTFGDDLIQQLSPNSLAEDVGGVRAFDGNDTVGGSVNDDVIYGNVGMDLLVGNGGNDMLLAGRDNDQLFGGDGNDFLNGNLGNDALDGGSGDDLLRGNRDNDLLAGGDGNDILIGDFGNDTLIGGGGRDTFVFRTETEAGKKEIAIADQVSDFVVGQDRIGVVGSLQLSDLVFGAAGPNTVIQLRPTGDILAVVFNASPADVTNSTFIAPVTDSILSL